From one Pecten maximus chromosome 8, xPecMax1.1, whole genome shotgun sequence genomic stretch:
- the LOC117332451 gene encoding histamine H2 receptor-like, with protein MAEANNTVGEIVELRTTVEIVFCAICLSMLIITSVFGNIAVIVAITVNRHLREEQASFLIVNLAVTDLINGLTVMVSSFCSMVTDRWVFGHAMCSTVCAINYCLIITSMLTLCFISFDRYHAILHPMKYPMWISRNKVGMAIAYSWLQGVVFSVVPVILQWIQYDYWEAVCAIQWQQEKTQAIYYVITAFLLCFFLPGLALVVNYFLVVREVRRASRSLRPFSDLTESRKSKYSQSSKVIYSLLVVVLAYFVCMTPFSVTKLIKVIVTDTSFVPGRINTLASLVGYFSSAVNPLVYGLLRKDFKSAYKLIFKKILNPTLTITSQNETTD; from the coding sequence ATGGCCGAGGCCAACAACACGGTCGGTGAAATAGTAGAGCTCCGTACCACTGTAGAAATTGTGTTTTGTGCGATATGTCTTTCGATGCTAATCATAACTTCAGTGTTTGGAAATATTGCCGTAATAGTGGCCATCACTGTCAACAGACACTTACGAGAGGAGCAGGCCAGTTTTCTTATCGTAAACCTCGCGGTGACAGACTTGATCAATGGCCTAACTGTTATGGTCAGTTCGTTCTGCTCCATGGTAACTGACCGCTGGGTCTTTGGGCATGCCATGTGCTCGACTGTATGTGCTATAAACTACTGCCTGATCATTACCTCAATGCTCACCCTGTGTTTCATAAGTTTTGACCGTTACCATGCAATCCTCCACCCGATGAAATATCCCATGTGGATTAGCAGGAACAAGGTGGGCATGGCCATAGCATACTCGTGGCTCCAGGGAGTGGTATTTTCTGTGGTACCAGTAATACTACAGTGGATACAGTACGACTATTGGGAGGCTGTGTGCGCCATACAATGGCAACAGGAGAAAACACAGGCGATTTACTACGTCATCACAGCGTTCTTACTCTGCTTCTTCCTACCCGGACTAGCCCTGGTGGTCAACTATTTCCTTGTGGTTCGAGAGGTGAGGAGGGCTTCAAGGTCATTACGACCTTTCAGCGATTTGACAGAATCTAGGAAATCTAAGTACAGTCAGAGTAGTAAGGTTATCTACAGCCTCCTTGTGGTCGTCTTGGCTTACTTTGTGTGTATGACCCCGTTCAGTGTCACCAAACTTATCAAGGTCATTGTCACGGATACCAGTTTTGTACCAGGACGTATTAATACCCTAGCTAGTCTTGTCGGATATTTCTCGAGTGCTGTGAACCCTTTAGTGTATGGACTACTGCGTAAGGATTTCAAATCAGCATACAAACTCATCTTCAAGAAGATCCTGAACCCTACCTTGACAATCACAAGTCAAAATGAAACGACAGACTAG